The Thermoflavifilum sp. genome contains a region encoding:
- the ilvB gene encoding biosynthetic-type acetolactate synthase large subunit — protein sequence MQQKAALQTKIDRLNSELPITGAEALIRSLIAESVDTIFGYPGGAIMPVYDALYHYGEQLNHILTRHEQGAIHAAQGYARVSGKVGVVFVTSGPGATNLVTGLADAMIDSTPVVCITGQVASHLLGTDAFQETDVMNITIPVTKWSVQVTRAEDIPAAVAKAFYIARTGRPGPVLIDITKDAQFGKAPFHYEPCQQLRTYRPKPRLQMEAVQAAAELINQSRRPYILAGQGVLLSGAMEALKALAEKADIPVANTLLGLSSFPADHPLYVGFLGMHGNYSTNRNTNECDLLIAVGMRFDDRVTGDVSKYARQAKVIHIELDEAEINKIIQADVAVHADAKEALEALLPLVKPNRHTEWIASFHRYQQEEFEKIVSKDWFPATGLIKMGEVVHLLSELTQGQAVIVTDVGQHQMITSRYYAFKRPRTHITSGGLGTMGFALPAAMGAALGAPHEQVIAIIGDGGFQMTLQELGTISQYHIPVKILVLNNSFLGMVRQWQQLFHESRYSFTEMVNPDFVKLLDAYGIPASRVTERAQLREALAEFVSAPAPRFLEVKVEKEDNVFPMVPAGAAVSDMILEA from the coding sequence ATGCAACAGAAGGCTGCGTTACAGACGAAGATTGATCGGCTGAACAGCGAACTGCCTATTACGGGTGCTGAAGCCTTGATCCGGAGCTTGATTGCCGAATCGGTGGATACCATCTTCGGTTATCCGGGCGGGGCTATCATGCCCGTATACGATGCGTTGTATCATTACGGGGAACAGCTGAATCATATCCTCACCCGACACGAACAGGGTGCTATTCATGCTGCCCAGGGTTACGCCCGTGTCAGCGGAAAGGTGGGCGTGGTGTTTGTGACTTCGGGTCCCGGCGCCACCAACCTGGTTACAGGTCTTGCCGACGCCATGATCGACTCCACCCCGGTAGTTTGCATCACCGGTCAGGTGGCTTCGCATCTATTGGGCACCGACGCCTTCCAGGAAACCGACGTGATGAACATCACCATTCCGGTGACCAAATGGAGTGTGCAGGTCACCCGGGCTGAAGATATTCCGGCTGCTGTAGCAAAGGCCTTTTATATTGCACGTACCGGACGTCCCGGACCCGTGTTGATCGATATCACCAAAGACGCCCAGTTCGGGAAAGCGCCCTTCCATTACGAGCCCTGCCAGCAGCTGCGCACCTATCGACCGAAACCCCGGCTTCAGATGGAAGCCGTACAGGCTGCAGCCGAACTCATCAACCAGTCCAGGCGTCCTTATATCCTGGCCGGTCAGGGTGTGTTGCTCTCCGGCGCCATGGAGGCGTTAAAAGCCCTGGCGGAAAAAGCCGATATACCTGTAGCCAATACATTGCTGGGGCTTTCTTCTTTCCCGGCCGATCACCCGTTATATGTGGGCTTTCTGGGCATGCACGGCAACTACAGCACCAACCGCAATACCAATGAGTGCGATTTGCTGATCGCAGTAGGCATGCGTTTCGACGATCGGGTGACGGGTGATGTGAGTAAATATGCCCGTCAGGCTAAAGTGATTCATATTGAGCTCGATGAAGCGGAAATCAATAAGATCATCCAGGCCGATGTAGCCGTTCATGCCGATGCAAAGGAAGCCCTGGAAGCGTTGCTGCCGCTGGTTAAGCCCAACCGGCATACCGAGTGGATAGCCAGCTTCCATCGCTATCAGCAGGAGGAGTTTGAAAAGATTGTCTCCAAAGACTGGTTTCCGGCCACCGGCCTCATCAAAATGGGTGAAGTGGTGCATTTGCTTTCTGAATTGACACAGGGTCAGGCGGTGATCGTTACCGACGTGGGGCAGCACCAGATGATCACCTCCCGCTATTATGCCTTTAAACGCCCCCGCACCCATATCACCTCGGGTGGATTGGGAACGATGGGCTTTGCCTTGCCGGCAGCCATGGGGGCTGCCTTAGGTGCTCCCCACGAGCAGGTGATTGCCATCATCGGCGACGGCGGCTTCCAGATGACCCTGCAGGAGCTGGGTACCATTTCACAGTATCATATTCCAGTGAAAATACTCGTGTTGAATAATTCATTCTTGGGCATGGTGCGCCAATGGCAGCAGCTGTTTCATGAGAGCCGGTATTCGTTCACTGAAATGGTGAATCCCGATTTTGTGAAACTGCTCGACGCCTACGGTATTCCGGCCAGCCGCGTAACAGAACGCGCGCAGCTCCGGGAGGCTTTAGCGGAATTCGTGTCTGCACCGGCGCCCCGGTTCCTGGAAGTGAAGGTGGAAAAGGAAGATAATGTATTCCCCATGGTGCCTGCTGGTGCCGCCGTATCGGATATGATTCTGGAAGCGTAA
- a CDS encoding NAD(P)-dependent alcohol dehydrogenase gives MLPTKGYAAHNDHDPLVPFEFSRRDPGPHDVLIEILYCGVCHSDLHQVRNEWHETIYPIVPGHEIVGRVVRTGNAVTQFKPGDLAGVGVFVDSCRECENCRQGLEQYCEKGMIATYNSWEKDGKHYTYGGYSNQIVVDEHYVLHIPETLDLKGVAPLLCAGITTYSPLRYLEVGKGTRVAIAGLGGLGHMGVKWAVAMGAEVTLLSSSPSKEADARRLGAHDFVLVSDEQAMKKRKAYFDVILNTISAPHDYNRYLQLLRLNGVMAVVGLPPAPEQVEVFNLTNFRRSIMGSQIGGIRETQEMLNYAAQHQITSDVEMIAMQDINTAFDRLIKNDVKYRFVIDMSTLK, from the coding sequence ATGTTACCCACCAAAGGCTATGCTGCACACAACGATCATGATCCGCTGGTACCGTTTGAGTTTTCTCGTCGCGATCCCGGTCCGCATGACGTGTTGATTGAAATCTTATATTGTGGAGTTTGCCATTCCGATCTTCACCAGGTGCGTAATGAATGGCATGAAACGATTTATCCGATAGTACCCGGTCACGAAATCGTAGGCCGTGTGGTGCGCACCGGAAACGCCGTTACCCAATTCAAGCCGGGCGACCTGGCTGGAGTAGGCGTATTTGTAGATTCCTGTCGCGAATGTGAAAATTGCAGGCAGGGACTTGAACAATATTGCGAGAAAGGAATGATTGCCACCTACAACAGCTGGGAAAAAGACGGCAAACACTACACCTACGGCGGATATTCCAACCAGATTGTGGTGGATGAGCATTATGTATTGCACATACCGGAAACGCTCGACTTAAAAGGGGTAGCTCCCCTGTTATGCGCCGGCATAACAACTTACTCGCCTTTGCGTTATCTGGAAGTGGGGAAAGGTACACGGGTGGCCATTGCCGGACTGGGCGGACTGGGACATATGGGCGTAAAATGGGCCGTAGCCATGGGTGCGGAAGTAACCCTGCTCAGCTCATCACCATCCAAAGAAGCCGATGCCCGCAGGCTGGGCGCTCATGATTTTGTGCTGGTAAGCGATGAACAGGCTATGAAAAAAAGAAAAGCCTATTTTGATGTAATCCTGAACACCATTTCTGCACCACATGATTATAACCGCTATTTGCAGTTATTGCGATTAAACGGCGTAATGGCCGTGGTGGGATTGCCTCCTGCACCAGAACAGGTGGAAGTATTTAACCTCACGAATTTCAGGCGCAGCATCATGGGTTCTCAAATAGGCGGCATTCGTGAAACACAGGAAATGCTCAACTACGCAGCACAACATCAAATCACTTCTGACGTGGAAATGATTGCCATGCAGGATATCAATACCGCCTTCGATCGGTTGATTAAAAACGATGTGAAATATCGATTTGTGATCGATATGTCGACATTGAAATAA
- a CDS encoding glycoside hydrolase family 31 protein, translating into MSHAQNNLMPHSLGNMQKAEKIQYGVRFTTDDQHLVWITTYAPTIIRVNITDLHPSSDESYAVVASPQRAFTRMQETSTAWFLETDSLQVRINKKPLRIQFYHHDGSWLDGDDAALGVTWQGSQVYSYRKLQDPERFIGLGEKTGPLNRRGLSYVNWNTDAGYQTYSDPLYATYPFYMGILANHVFGLFFDNTFKSFFNFGGSTDDRMYFFGAEGGEMNYYFFGASTVEGILKDYTELTGRMPMPPLWSLGYQQCRYSYMSQQQLLDVARRFRQDSLPCDVIYCDIDYMRGYRVFTWNPQTYPDPKAMTDTLKQLGMHLVTIIDPGIKIDSSDEAGGYAPYRTGLENGYFAYYPDGQPYTGSVWAGRSHFPDFTRPEVRQWWGEQFQVLVNSGVTGFWNDMNEPAAWGQNIPPVVEFGKGKNIATIQQVHNVYGMQMARATYEGTRKLLNGYRPFVLTRAAYSGIQRYSAEWTGDNFATDDNMMMGYRTLNSMGLSGESFVGMDIGGFNGNPTPELYVRWMSLGVYTPLFRNHTAKGNTSHEPWAWGEFNEITVRHFLQTRYRLLPYLYSCFYASHTTGMPVNRSLAIDYTYDAHIYDPRFDAEYLFGPFMLVAPVVSTQQAAHVYLPHGQWYRFSTDQAYTGDTSWWVPAPLDDLPVFVKAGAIIPMQNAVETTADPGDGILRIHVWYGPDSTSFTYYEDDGQTYQYEQGKYLVRQLQFQPETHQFKISAATGAYVSRFKQIEWIGHHFPNHATFNVNGKPVAVKHLSNDVIALMLPASDQSITIQWEP; encoded by the coding sequence ATGTCGCATGCCCAAAACAACCTGATGCCTCATAGCCTGGGGAATATGCAAAAAGCGGAAAAAATCCAGTACGGTGTGCGATTTACCACAGATGACCAGCATCTGGTGTGGATTACCACTTACGCACCTACCATCATCCGGGTGAACATTACCGATTTACATCCTTCTTCTGATGAATCTTACGCAGTGGTGGCATCTCCTCAGCGTGCATTCACCCGTATGCAGGAAACCTCCACGGCATGGTTTCTTGAAACCGATTCGCTGCAGGTGCGCATCAACAAAAAACCTTTGCGGATTCAGTTTTACCATCATGATGGCAGCTGGCTCGATGGCGATGATGCCGCACTGGGTGTTACCTGGCAGGGTAGCCAGGTGTACAGCTATCGCAAGCTGCAGGATCCGGAAAGATTTATTGGACTGGGTGAAAAAACCGGACCGCTCAATCGGCGTGGGCTATCGTATGTAAACTGGAATACGGATGCAGGCTATCAAACGTATAGCGACCCGCTGTATGCTACCTATCCTTTTTACATGGGCATTCTGGCCAACCATGTGTTCGGGTTGTTTTTTGATAACACTTTTAAATCGTTTTTCAATTTCGGCGGCTCTACAGATGATCGCATGTATTTCTTTGGCGCTGAGGGTGGTGAGATGAATTATTACTTTTTCGGGGCATCTACCGTAGAAGGCATTTTAAAAGATTATACCGAATTGACGGGTCGCATGCCCATGCCTCCACTCTGGAGCCTGGGATATCAGCAATGTCGCTACAGCTATATGAGCCAGCAGCAACTGCTGGATGTCGCCCGTCGTTTCCGACAGGACAGCCTTCCCTGCGATGTCATCTATTGCGATATCGATTATATGCGCGGCTATCGGGTATTCACCTGGAATCCGCAAACCTATCCCGACCCCAAGGCCATGACCGATACCCTCAAGCAATTGGGCATGCATCTGGTGACCATCATTGATCCGGGAATAAAAATCGATTCTTCGGATGAAGCAGGTGGCTATGCCCCTTATCGCACGGGCCTGGAAAATGGATATTTCGCCTATTACCCGGATGGACAACCTTATACAGGCAGCGTCTGGGCCGGCAGAAGCCATTTTCCGGATTTTACCCGCCCGGAAGTGCGCCAGTGGTGGGGAGAACAGTTCCAGGTGCTGGTCAACAGCGGTGTGACAGGCTTCTGGAATGATATGAATGAGCCGGCAGCATGGGGACAGAACATTCCACCCGTGGTGGAGTTTGGAAAAGGGAAAAATATAGCCACCATTCAGCAAGTGCATAATGTGTATGGCATGCAAATGGCCAGAGCGACTTACGAAGGCACGCGTAAACTGCTGAACGGCTACCGACCTTTTGTGCTGACCCGTGCCGCCTATTCAGGTATTCAGCGTTATTCCGCAGAATGGACCGGCGACAATTTTGCTACAGACGATAACATGATGATGGGCTACCGCACCCTGAACAGCATGGGCCTGAGTGGCGAATCGTTTGTAGGTATGGATATCGGCGGATTTAACGGCAACCCCACCCCCGAGCTTTATGTTCGCTGGATGTCGTTGGGCGTGTACACACCTCTTTTCCGCAACCACACCGCCAAAGGCAACACTTCCCATGAGCCCTGGGCCTGGGGCGAGTTCAATGAAATCACGGTGAGGCATTTTCTGCAAACTCGTTACCGACTGCTTCCCTATCTGTACTCCTGTTTTTATGCATCTCATACCACCGGCATGCCTGTTAACCGCAGCCTTGCCATCGACTACACATACGACGCACACATTTATGATCCACGTTTTGATGCCGAATATCTGTTTGGACCTTTCATGCTGGTCGCCCCCGTGGTTTCTACACAGCAAGCCGCTCATGTTTACCTGCCACATGGACAATGGTATCGTTTCAGTACAGACCAGGCTTATACCGGCGATACCAGCTGGTGGGTGCCTGCCCCACTGGATGATCTGCCGGTATTTGTGAAAGCAGGTGCCATCATCCCCATGCAAAACGCGGTGGAAACAACAGCCGATCCCGGCGATGGCATCTTACGTATCCATGTATGGTATGGACCCGATAGCACCTCTTTCACCTATTATGAAGACGACGGACAGACCTATCAATATGAACAGGGAAAATACCTGGTTCGCCAGTTGCAGTTCCAGCCTGAAACCCATCAATTTAAAATAAGTGCTGCAACGGGTGCGTATGTTTCCCGTTTTAAACAAATCGAATGGATCGGCCATCATTTCCCGAATCATGCAACGTTTAATGTCAATGGAAAACCTGTAGCCGTAAAACATCTGTCGAATGACGTAATCGCGCTCATGTTGCCCGCTTCCGATCAGTCCATCACCATTCAATGGGAACCCTGA
- the ilvD gene encoding dihydroxy-acid dehydratase, with product MAVLNKYSRTLTQDPTQPAAQAMLYGIGLTEKDLEKPQVGIASMGYDGNTCNMHLNELAQLVKKGVWEQDMVGLVFHTIGVSDGMSMGTEGMRYSLVSREIIADSIEAVCGAQYYDGLITIPGCDKNMPGSVIAMIRLNRPSIMIYGGTIAAGHYKGRELNIVSAFEALGEKIAGKLSEEDFKGIIQHACPGAGACGGMYTANTMATAIETLGLSLPYSSSYPAVSEEKRKECLEAGKAIRLLLEKDLKPKDILTKQSFENALAMVMVLGGSTNAVLHLIAIAKAADIPLTLDDFQRVSDRVPVLSDFKPSGRYLMEDVHRIGGLPAIQKYLIREGILDGNCLTVTGKTLGENVESAVDLDFQSQQIVHPVSSPLKKTGHLQILRGNLAEYGAVAKITGKEGERFEGPARVFDHEADMIAALEAGKIQAGDVVVIRYAGPKGAPGMPEMLKPTAAIIGAGLGAKVALITDGRFSGGTHGFVVGHIAPEAYEGGTLALVQDGDLIEIDVIRHTLTLKVSDAELQERRARWRRPPLRARKGVLFKYAKLVKNATEGCVTDED from the coding sequence ATGGCAGTTCTCAACAAATACAGCCGCACACTCACGCAGGATCCCACACAACCTGCGGCTCAAGCTATGTTATACGGCATCGGCCTTACGGAAAAAGATCTGGAAAAGCCTCAGGTGGGCATTGCCAGCATGGGATATGATGGCAACACCTGCAATATGCACCTGAACGAGCTGGCCCAGCTGGTGAAAAAAGGAGTATGGGAACAGGATATGGTGGGACTGGTATTTCACACCATCGGCGTGAGCGACGGCATGAGCATGGGCACGGAAGGTATGCGGTATTCGCTGGTTTCCCGCGAAATCATTGCCGATTCCATAGAGGCGGTTTGCGGCGCACAGTATTACGACGGGTTGATTACCATTCCGGGTTGCGATAAAAACATGCCCGGTTCGGTGATTGCCATGATCCGGCTGAACCGGCCCTCGATCATGATTTATGGCGGGACCATCGCCGCAGGTCATTATAAAGGCCGGGAATTGAATATCGTTTCAGCTTTTGAGGCTTTGGGTGAAAAAATTGCGGGTAAACTCAGCGAAGAAGATTTTAAGGGAATTATTCAGCATGCCTGTCCGGGTGCCGGCGCCTGCGGGGGCATGTACACGGCTAATACCATGGCTACCGCCATTGAAACTTTGGGTCTTTCCCTGCCCTACAGTTCTTCATACCCGGCCGTGAGTGAGGAAAAACGAAAAGAATGCCTCGAAGCCGGTAAAGCTATCCGGTTATTGCTGGAAAAAGACCTGAAACCCAAAGATATTCTCACCAAACAATCGTTTGAGAACGCCCTGGCCATGGTGATGGTGCTGGGCGGCTCCACCAATGCCGTCCTGCATTTGATTGCCATCGCAAAAGCCGCCGATATCCCCCTCACGCTCGATGATTTTCAACGGGTAAGCGATCGGGTGCCTGTGTTAAGTGATTTCAAACCCAGTGGCAGATACCTGATGGAAGATGTACACCGTATAGGTGGGTTGCCGGCTATCCAGAAATACCTGATTCGGGAAGGTATTCTGGATGGGAATTGTCTGACTGTAACCGGCAAGACCCTGGGCGAGAATGTGGAATCGGCCGTCGATCTGGATTTTCAATCCCAGCAAATCGTGCATCCGGTATCCAGTCCGTTGAAAAAAACGGGTCATCTGCAAATCCTCAGAGGCAATCTGGCCGAATATGGGGCGGTAGCCAAGATCACCGGCAAGGAAGGCGAGCGTTTTGAAGGGCCCGCCCGGGTCTTCGACCATGAGGCCGATATGATTGCTGCGCTGGAGGCCGGAAAAATTCAGGCCGGCGATGTGGTGGTGATTCGCTATGCCGGCCCGAAAGGAGCGCCGGGCATGCCCGAGATGCTCAAGCCCACGGCAGCCATCATTGGTGCCGGCCTGGGTGCTAAGGTGGCCCTGATCACCGACGGGCGCTTTTCGGGAGGGACTCACGGCTTTGTCGTGGGGCACATCGCGCCTGAAGCCTATGAGGGCGGCACGCTGGCCCTGGTGCAGGATGGCGATCTCATTGAAATTGATGTGATCCGCCATACGCTTACCCTGAAAGTAAGTGATGCCGAACTGCAGGAGAGAAGGGCTCGTTGGCGTCGTCCACCCTTGAGGGCCCGCAAAGGAGTTTTATTTAAATACGCTAAACTGGTTAAAAATGCAACAGAAGGCTGCGTTACAGACGAAGATTGA